Proteins co-encoded in one Capsicum annuum cultivar UCD-10X-F1 chromosome 9, UCD10Xv1.1, whole genome shotgun sequence genomic window:
- the LOC107841830 gene encoding uncharacterized protein LOC107841830, producing the protein MATSSIVSMAMPLTCKSQNKKPIVEAFFKPLPIRSSKQIATPKSTNKFVVIKASSSSSIKEKAVAGLSAGLLTVTMVVPDVAQAVDGVSPSLKNFLLSIVSGGVVLIVIVGAVIGVSNFDPVKRG; encoded by the coding sequence ATGGCTACTTCTTCAATAGTCTCAATGGCAATGCCACTAACATGCAAAAGCCAAAACAAAAAACCAATTGTTGAAGCTTTTTTTAAGCCATTGCCAATTAGGTCATCAAAACAAATTGCAACACCAAAATCAACCAATAAGTTTGTAGTCATCAAGGCTTCTAGTTCTTCTTCAATTAAGGAAAAGGCAGTGGCAGGATTGTCAGCAGGTTTACTCACAGTAACAATGGTTGTACCTGATGTAGCACAAGCTGTTGATGGTGTGTCACCATCACTCAAGAACTTCTTGCTTAGCATTGTGTCTGGTGGGGTTGTGCTTATTGTAATTGTTGGTGCTGTTATTGGTGTTTCCAACTTTGATCCTGTCAAGAGGGGTTAA
- the LOC107840911 gene encoding uncharacterized protein LOC107840911 — translation MATTSIVSMAMPLTCKSQNKQPIVVEAFFKPLPIRPSKQIATSKSTNKFVVIKASGSSSMKEKAVAGLSAGLLTASMALPDVAQAGESLSPSLKNFLLSIVSGGVVLIVIVGAVIGVSNFDPVKRG, via the coding sequence ATGGCTACAACTTCAATAGTATCAATGGCAATGCCACTAACATGCAAAAGCCAAAACAAACAGCCAATAGTTGTTGAAGCTTTTTTCAAGCCATTGCCAATTAGGCCATCAAAACAAATtgcaacatcaaaatcaaccaataAGTTTGTAGTCATCAAGGCTTCTGGTTCTTCTTCAATGAAAGAAAAAGCAGTGGCAGGATTGTCAGCAGGTTTACTCACAGCATCAATGGCGTTACCTGATGTAGCACAAGCTGGTGAAAGCTTGTCACCATCACTTAAGAACTTCTTGCTTAGCATTGTGTCTGGTGGGGTTGTGCTTATTGTAATTGTTGGTGCTGTTATTGGTGTTTCCAACTTTGATCCTGTTAAGAGGGGTTAA
- the LOC107840912 gene encoding uncharacterized protein LOC107840912: MASTSSIVSMAMTPTYTSQNKQPIVVESFFKPLPIRPSKQIATSKSTDKFVVIKASSSSSMKEKAVAGLSAGLITATMVVPDVAQAVDGVSPSLKNFLLSIVSGGVVLFAILGAVIGVSNFDPVKRG; the protein is encoded by the coding sequence ATGGCTTCTACTTCTTCAATAGTCTCAATGGCAATGACACCAACTTACACAAGCCAAAACAAACAACCAATTGTGGTTGAATCATTTTTCAAGCCATTACCAATTAGGCCATCAAAACAAATtgcaacatcaaaatcaaccgaTAAGTTTGTAGTCATCAAAGCTTCTAGTTCTTCTTCAATGAAAGAAAAGGCAGTGGCAGGATTGTCAGCAGGTTTAATCACAGCAACAATGGTTGTGCCTGATGTAGCACAAGCTGTTGATGGTGTGTCACCATCACTTAAGAACTTCTTGCTTAGCATTGTGTCTGGTGGGGTTGTGCTTTTTGCTATTCTTGGTGCTGTTATTGGTGTCTCCAACTTTGATCCTGTTAAGAGGGGTTAA
- the LOC107841088 gene encoding E3 ubiquitin-protein ligase RING1-like isoform X2 gives MGAREVPHILMYKVLSFRYTKEEHGGMHQEKNNEYECAVCLSVFEEGEEVKELPICKHSFHASCIDMWLHSHLDCPLCRSPVEPPVLHRNSFTRQEESSRDGLIVQDSSV, from the exons ATGGGTGCTCGTGAGGTTCCACACATATTGATGTATAAAGTTTTAAG TTTCAGGTACACGAAGGAAGAACATGGAGGAATGCATCAGGAGAAGAACAATGAGTATGAATGTGCTGTGTGTTTATCAGTTTTTGAAGAAGGGGAGGAAGTGAAGGAGCTCCCCATATGCAAACATTCTTTTCATGCTTCTTGTATTGATATGTGGCTTCATTCTCACTTGGATTGCCCGTTATGTCGTTCTCCGGTGGAGCCACCTGTGCTTCACCGGAATAGTTTCACAAGGCAAGAGGAGAGTTCTCGAGATGGATTGATAGTCCAAGACAGCTcagtttag
- the LOC107841088 gene encoding RING-H2 finger protein ATL57-like isoform X1, which yields MAEAPMPYTPPSSPPKLSNLPSLYCALIIIGTAVFLLGLYNFIITRWCNVDNDTNQSLEQNSIQVPNSLNVNIVSSFRYTKEEHGGMHQEKNNEYECAVCLSVFEEGEEVKELPICKHSFHASCIDMWLHSHLDCPLCRSPVEPPVLHRNSFTRQEESSRDGLIVQDSSV from the coding sequence ATGGCAGAAGCTCCTATGCCTTATACTCCTCCATCTTCTCCTCCAAAACTATCAAATTTACCCAGTTTGTACTGCGCTCTAATCATTATCGGAACAGCAGTTTTCCTGCTGGGCCTCTACAATTTCATCATCACTCGATGGTGCAACGTAGATAATGACACGAATCAGTCTCTTGAACAAAACTCTATCCAGGTTCCTAATAGCCTTAACGTGAACATAGTGTCCAGTTTCAGGTACACGAAGGAAGAACATGGAGGAATGCATCAGGAGAAGAACAATGAGTATGAATGTGCTGTGTGTTTATCAGTTTTTGAAGAAGGGGAGGAAGTGAAGGAGCTCCCCATATGCAAACATTCTTTTCATGCTTCTTGTATTGATATGTGGCTTCATTCTCACTTGGATTGCCCGTTATGTCGTTCTCCGGTGGAGCCACCTGTGCTTCACCGGAATAGTTTCACAAGGCAAGAGGAGAGTTCTCGAGATGGATTGATAGTCCAAGACAGCTcagtttag
- the LOC107840913 gene encoding vacuolar protein sorting-associated protein 2 homolog 1 isoform X1, whose product MSFLFGKKKTPAELLRENKRMLDKSIREIERERQGLQTQEKKLIAEIKKSAKQGQMGAVKVMAKDLIRTRHQIEKFYKLKSQLQGVSLRIQTLKSTQAMGEAMKGVTKAMGQMNRQMNLPALQRIMQEFEMQNEKMEMVSEVMGDAIDDALEGDEEEEETEELVSQVLDEIGININNELVNAPSSAVAAPAAKGKVAQAEATDHDDGGIDSDLQARLDNLRKM is encoded by the exons AGCTCCTGCGTGAAAACAAGCGTATGCTTGATAAGTCTATCCGAGAAATAGAAAGGGAGAGACAGGGGTTACAAACACAAGAGAAGAAACTAATTGCAGAGATAAAGAAAAGTGCAAAGCAAGGACAGATG GGCGCTGTGAAGGTGATGGCAAAAGATCTTATCAGGACAAGGCATCAGATTGAAAAATTTTACAAGCTTAAGTCCCAACTTCAAGGCGTCTCCCTCAGAATTCAG ACTTTGAAATCAACACAAGCAATGGGTGAAGCGATGAAAGGTGTTACTAAGGCAATGGGACAGATGAACAGGCAGATGAACTTGCCTGCATTGCAGAGAATAATGCAAGAATTCGAGATGCAAAATGAAAAGATGGAAATGGTGAGTGAGGTGATGGGAGATGCCATTGATGATGCTTTGGAAGGggatgaggaagaagaagaaactgAAGAGTTGGTAAGCCAGGTCCTTGATGAGATTGGGATTAATATCAACAATGAG CTTGTCAACGCTCCTTCTTCTGCGGTGGCTGCTCCAGCAGCGAAAGGTAAGGTTGCACAAGCTGAGGCAACTGACCATGACGATGGAGGGATAGACAGTGATCTGCAAGCAAGGTTAGATAATTTGAGGAAAATGTAA
- the LOC107840913 gene encoding vacuolar protein sorting-associated protein 2 homolog 1 isoform X2 has protein sequence MQELLRENKRMLDKSIREIERERQGLQTQEKKLIAEIKKSAKQGQMGAVKVMAKDLIRTRHQIEKFYKLKSQLQGVSLRIQTLKSTQAMGEAMKGVTKAMGQMNRQMNLPALQRIMQEFEMQNEKMEMVSEVMGDAIDDALEGDEEEEETEELVSQVLDEIGININNELVNAPSSAVAAPAAKGKVAQAEATDHDDGGIDSDLQARLDNLRKM, from the exons atgcaag AGCTCCTGCGTGAAAACAAGCGTATGCTTGATAAGTCTATCCGAGAAATAGAAAGGGAGAGACAGGGGTTACAAACACAAGAGAAGAAACTAATTGCAGAGATAAAGAAAAGTGCAAAGCAAGGACAGATG GGCGCTGTGAAGGTGATGGCAAAAGATCTTATCAGGACAAGGCATCAGATTGAAAAATTTTACAAGCTTAAGTCCCAACTTCAAGGCGTCTCCCTCAGAATTCAG ACTTTGAAATCAACACAAGCAATGGGTGAAGCGATGAAAGGTGTTACTAAGGCAATGGGACAGATGAACAGGCAGATGAACTTGCCTGCATTGCAGAGAATAATGCAAGAATTCGAGATGCAAAATGAAAAGATGGAAATGGTGAGTGAGGTGATGGGAGATGCCATTGATGATGCTTTGGAAGGggatgaggaagaagaagaaactgAAGAGTTGGTAAGCCAGGTCCTTGATGAGATTGGGATTAATATCAACAATGAG CTTGTCAACGCTCCTTCTTCTGCGGTGGCTGCTCCAGCAGCGAAAGGTAAGGTTGCACAAGCTGAGGCAACTGACCATGACGATGGAGGGATAGACAGTGATCTGCAAGCAAGGTTAGATAATTTGAGGAAAATGTAA